The Trypanosoma brucei brucei TREU927 chromosome 2, complete sequence genome has a window encoding:
- a CDS encoding fatty acid desaturase, putative: MLPKQQMGGSVCNASIETVNTEATDPSEAKKIVLNAGRSEKVNVYVPPSTLMVRDIQEQIPAEYFQRSMWRSFSYLSRDMFQLFLTFVIMYNFVLPMLDSSLLNAVPPVAWLSRAAAWMIYWFIQGLNGTALWVLAHECGHQAFCNSRRVNNAVGMILHSALLVPYHSWRLTHGTHHKHTNHLTKDLVFVPVQRSAVGEAVEEAPIVMLWNMALMFLFGWPMHLLVNVGGQKFDRFTSHFDPNAPFFRRADYNNVMVSNMGVLLTLSILGACSWSFGFAVVVRWYLIPYLWVNFWLVYITYMQHSDVRLPHYTHDHWTYVRGAVAAVDRDFGPLLNSWLHHINDSHVVHHLFSQMPHYNAIEVTRKHIRDILGDLYVTDAKPLLKSLVHTWRECRYVVPSEGICIYRS, from the coding sequence ATGTTGCCTAAGCAACAGATGGGAGGTTCTGTTTGCAACGCTTCCATAGAAACTGTCAACACGGAGGCCACAGATCCAAGTGAGGCTAAAAAGATTGTACTCAATGCAGGACGAAGTGAAAAGGTGAACGTTTATGTTCCACCTTCCACGCTCATGGTGCGGGATATTCAGGAGCAAATTCCTGCTGAATATTTCCAGCGTAGCATGTGGAGGAGCTTTAGCTACCTTAGCCGTGACATGTTTCAGCTTTTCCTCACATTCGTCATCATgtacaattttgtgcttcccATGCTGGACAGTTCCCTTCTGAATGCCGTTCCACCCGTGGCTTGGCTCTCGCGAGCTGCGGCATGGATGATATATTGGTTTATACAAGGGCTTAATGGTACGGCTCTATGGGTTCTTGCACATGAATGTGGTCATCAGGCATTTTGCAATTCCCGTAGGGTAAACAACGCCGTGGGGATGATTCTTCACAGCGCTTTGCTTGTTCCGTATCACAGCTGGCGTCTTACTCATGGCACTCACCATAAACACACCAATCATCTCACGAAGGACCTCGTTTTCGTACCTGTGCAGCGCTCAGCCGTGGGAGAGGCGGTGGAGGAGGCGCCCATTGTTATGTTGTGGAATATGGCACTAATGTTCCTCTTTGGTTGGCCCATGCATTTGCTTGTCAACGTGGGTGGTCAGAAGTTTGATCGCTTCACTTCCCATTTTGACCCCAACGCACCGTTCTTTCGTCGCGCAGACTATAATAATGTTATGGTGTCGAATATGGGAGTGCTGCTTACATTGTCTATACTTGGTGCATGCAGTTGGAGTTTCGGTTTTGCCGTGGTGGTGCGCTGGTACCTCATTCCGTACCTTTGGGTAAATTTCTGGCTTGTGTACATTACGTACATGCAGCATTCGGATGTAAGGTTGCCGCACTATACGCATGATCATTGGACATATGTGCGAGGCGCTGTCGCTGCGGTAGACAGAGATTTTGGTCCGTTACTGAACAGCTGGTTACATCACATTAATGATTCACATGTGGTGCATCATCTCTTCAGTCAGATGCCACATTATAATGCCATTGAGGTAACGAGGAAACATATTCGAGATATTCTTGGGGATTTGTACGTGACGGATGCGAAGCCGTTGCTGAAGTCCCTGGTGCATACATGGCGTGAGTGCCGTTATGTCGTCCCTTCGGAGGGGATCTGCATTTATCGCAGTTAA